ttttttataagcaGCAAGCAATATTTTTACCCATAACTCTGCCTAGGAACATGGACTTTGGAGAGTCAAACCTAGCATCTTCCACAAGGGTTATCTTCTCCACAATGGGTTCCATGTAATCCACCTATGATtgtatataacttttattaaagttttcttaCTCATAAGAAGTAAATTCATCCAAGCACATATACTATTTCTTAATAAAtccattttcaaaactgttaAACAGCACCTAATGAAACCACAACTTGGAAATACACTCTGGGACATAGCCTTTAGAATCTGGAGTCATTACATGTGGTTTGATGGAACTAAAATTGAAGTGGTTGACCATAATGACTGTTGCTACCGGGGtggttttgctgcaggaggaaattATGCACATCATTAAATTAATGGCATAAGAAGGATAAATTATTTGGAAATTTTGATACACCATCTTAAGACATCAGCAAGGAAGTGAAAATGTGACCATGAATGATTCTTTGGTCAATGATCCTCAGCATAATGCCAAATCAGTAATAGAGGAGACTAAGGAAAacaatgctatatatatatacatattaagCATCTTTAAGACATGAAAGTTATGAACACTACATCAAATGTTATACAGAGTAAACTGTACAGAGTTTAAGAACCTGTGTTTTGACGGTTCTGTTGTGTCTGGTTATGTTCACATAGTGAGGGTATCCATCTGCCAGGTTTCGATGAGTCAGCTGGTACGTGTGTGTTATGAGCCCGAGCTTATACCGCAGATCTACACTACCTGTAAGAAAAAACAGGGATAGCACAAAGGTTTTGTGGGATAACCATAGAGCTAAAAAGATAAAAGtacacttttattttgctttgcttCACCTACCATCAACCTTGAGGATAACAGCAATGTAGTCTTGAACAAAGGAACTGATGTACAACAATACAGCTGGCTTGTGAACAGTGCTGAAACTGAACTCTATGTCATCTGACGTGTCGTTGTACCCGAGACTGAAATTGTCGTAGTGTGGGTCGATCCAGTTTGCCCACGCTGCCTCATCTGAAATGGGTTTCTTTCGTATGTTGTACCTTAGCCACGACCCAACCTCAAAGTGAGCTCCAATGTCTtaggaaaagacacaaaaagaaTTAGATACCTGCTACATTCACAatataaacaaactaaacatgGAATTACCTTTGTGGCAGTAGAAACCATCAAAGGCTGTGTTATTACAATCACAAGTGTAGGCTGCATATCCCTCAATGCACTGCCCGCTGTTTCGACATGGTATGGTGGTATTAAGACACTGTCCAGTGCAGTTCCTCCTTATACCTTGCTCCTCGTTTACTTTTCCTTCCAAATCAAGAGGAACACCATTCATGCGTAATCCTCGAAGGCACCCCAAAAAAGGTCTGAGGGTGCGGTTGGCTGCACCTAGTGGAAATAATGCACATGCCATTGTTTAGAGAACTGgcttagaaaagaaaaacagattttttagtttcaaattagaattttaatAAGTTCTATTTGAGGAACCTACCTACAAGGACGGGGTGTGTGAACTTCATGGTGACAAAGGTCTGACCTGGAAACCGTCTGACAGCCCAAGGCTGGTAATCGACCTTGATTCGTGCCAGTTTTGCATTAATCTCAGCCTGAACAAAATGCCACTCATTGTCATTGAGTGGCACAGGCGAGCGAAGAGTCACATTAAGGATGCCATCTCCaaccataaacacaaacacaagatTGTGGGTggctgcaagaaaaaaagagagagatgaaaaactttaaatacgATCAGAAAAGGCAAAGATGGTAGGTGAAGTTAACTTACTGTTCAGTTCTATTCTTATAAAGTTTCTAAGCTGGTCATCAGAGTTCTCCAAGAAGACGCCAGGTGCACGGTAGGTTTTAAAGTGGAAGGAGATGTCAGCTGTTGATCCAGGCCTGAAAGTGGGGAAGGTGATGTAGGTGGGCTTGGTGAAAGCTATCGTGTTCCAAATATTTCctgtgaaaatgacaaaaaatgtgtcattttttttgcaaaaaaaaatgtgacgTGCCTACAGAGCACTGAAGCccagacagttttttttgttactgttaTTTAACAATGTGATGGCATGTGATGGCTAGTGAGTTTACAGATTGGTGAATGCTTGTTTTGATTATATCTGAATTGTAAGATTGTGCTGTGAATTATTTTATGGTCACTGGCTATTTTCTTACtaaaaatgtttggcttttttactgaaagaaaaaaagatgtattCTTATCCCCCAAAATGAAAGAAGTAGAAATGAAAAGCCAGTAATCAAATTGTAATTGAACTCActgtcaccatggcaacggAGTGGACCGACTGTGAAATGAGCTTCTGAACCAGTTCTGTTCGTGTCCCCAATCACCAATCTCCTCACAGGCAGGTGGTCTCTGAAGTCCAAATAGCCTTTATCCGAGTACCTGGAAAGCCACCGAAGGATAAAATGaatgtcaatataaaaaaacacaagtcaaaTAATTTGGTTTTTGGTGGTGTCTTTTACCATTGCCTGTAGTCAGCATCACAGTTGCACTGAAACTTGGGGTCAACACAGGTTTGGTTGATAGCACAGCCACATTTTTGGACTTCCCTGAATGTCCCACCCCAGTAATAGTGACTCTCGTTATTCCGACCAATCCAGTAGCTAAAAGGCCTTCCATCTAATTTCAAATAGATATGCACGTGAGTCACTAAAGTCTTTAATATTGACTTCAGATATAAGTAAAGGAATACAGACTGACTGATCTCACTCACCAGGGGTGTTGAGGAGACGAGATTTATAGCATGAATAATCGATCCACTGCTCACAGTACATGGAGGTGTTGGCAAGAGCACTGACTTCATCCCATGAAGCATTCCAATAGTTCACATCTGCAATATATGGCTTGTCTATCGAGCTTCCACTCACTCTGGTTCCTTCAACTCGGTCATGCATAATCACTGTCCAAGCTTTATATgctgcaaagattttttttaagcagaaaagATTAGAGTGGGAAAGTAAAGCAATTACTTTTCAACACAGAGACATTGCAGCATCTATCTCCTCTTACTTTACCATGAAAgtttcctcctcctttctcATAACAGATAGCATGCCCATCTGTTTTCATGAAGGCTGAACACAATGCTGATAAAGCTGCATTTTAGCAACAACAGTGATTACTCACACTTCATTTTGCAGTACACCTCAAATGGTTTTAGCGGCCCACTGAGATCAGGATCGATAGTGTAGTTTCCAGACCAGTACTTGCCGCTGAGTCTGTAGGCCTCGCATGACTCTTTGTAAACCGCTGTTGTTGGAAATGTATGATCGATTTGTTAATATAAACAAGAAATTGTGCCTAAGTTAAGTGTAAATCAATAAAGAAGGTTACTGAACACCACTTACACATGTGACATACTTCTCCTTTGTAGCCTGTATTTTCACAAATGCAGATAAAGTCATCCCAAGACTGGATGCATCTGCCCTCATGTTCACATGGGTTTGGAGTACATCTGTAGATAaaagacttgtttttttgtaagttttttcaCACTTCTAAAGTATATAGTACACGAAAACCATACCTTAACTACTTTTCTCTAGGTTGCTTTAGATTTTCCTTGCTGAACTTCTAGCTAGCCAAAATAATCTCCTCTTCCAAACAGATATTACTGAATTtctatgtttaaaaatataggTCAGTTCGAATGCCTGAAAATATATGTCAAAATTTTTCttgtataaattattatttttttcaggaatGTAATGAAAGTCTAGGATCagttgtaaattaaaaaattcttATAATCTCCATAAACTGAGCTGGGAGATGCAACCGTGATCAGAAAACTGATTAATGATTTGGACATTTCCTTCTGCTGTGGCATTTCTGGTCCTGAAACTAAGGAGTCCAGGTCATTCCTCCCTTTTTACCCCTCTCAGTTCAGGTTCGAGCTTTGTGGCCTACTGAAAAATAGGGCACAAAAACACTGACTTTATTGTTGGAGTGTGGTCAACAAACTGACAAAGACAAAACTTGATAAAGATTCAGGTTTTGTCACTTTAgataatatttcagatatttgattCCCTTTTTTATCACTTTGTTGATAAGAATCAGGGTTAGGATCTTTGTTATGTTGTTCTTCATTGCATCATTGGTAAGTATGTCTTGATGACACAAATAATGAAATCAGGATCAGAATCATCAACTGAAGTGTTGGTTTATGAGACTAAATATAGCTAAAGAAGCTTAATCATTCTCCAAGATGATCAGAGAAAATCAGAATTAAATGTCTCCAACACACTATTGAAGTGCTTTCAGTCATTTCATACCTGTCAGTAATCCCACACGTCCCTATCAACAGCTCCTCGTATCGAGCCCACTGTCGCTGCAGCGTAATGTCAATATCAAGCTGCTCGTTGTCTATAAATATATGCTGCATGCAGCCGTGAAAGCGATTCAGTTTGGTCTCACACTTGAACAATGTGTTATTGGTTTTTGGACAACCTGAAagcataaaaagaaatgttgtgtgattataaaatcaaacaatcagCATAACAGAGCTCTTCGCAGAAGTTAAAATTATCAACTCACCTCCAAAAAAGTAGCGATCCCCTGTCCGTATGCTGAAGGGGTTGGTGATCTTTAGTGGTGAACCTTCTTCTTCATCAATGGTTAGAGTCAGTAGGTTGTCTCTGGCTGCCAAATCCACAGTATGCCAGTAACCATCATTGAGCCGGTATCCTGAGGAACAAGAACAGGGATTTCAAGAACTGCAGTGCATAAACAAGAAGTTTAAATCTTGTAAGAAATGCCTAAGGCCCACCTGCACCAAACTGAATTTTCTTCTTTCCCGTCTGGAAAAT
The DNA window shown above is from Xiphophorus couchianus chromosome 16, X_couchianus-1.0, whole genome shotgun sequence and carries:
- the cntnap1 gene encoding contactin-associated protein 1 translates to MTCKILSICLLFLGFQHCSSRECVDPLISGLYASSFLASSRYNFLYSANFAKLYGSSGWSPSPRDKQPWLQVDLGRKYRLVAIATQGTFNSYDWVSKYTLLYGDRPDSWTPYIMKGGNSTLPANWNYYQVRRNVFHYAFTAKHIRLLPLEWNTENGGKIGVRLELYGCSYDSYVLQYNGDDAVVYTYPGKRSRTLVDHIAINFKTLEQDGLLLHSEGIQGDLLTLELKKGRLYLHISLGSSIIHKVDGRITLTAGSLLDNLHWHYVTIKRYGRQVNFTVDSQTVTAVCKGEFTHLDLDDQMYVGGVIEPNLSHLPTIPNFRGCLENVFINGINVIDKAKREDPDVRIPRKKKMHFACRDILLRPMTFAGPNNFLQVPGFFGRPKMFVKFKFRSWDYTGLLMFTRFADNLGALELGLSEGQINVTIFQTGKKKIQFGAGYRLNDGYWHTVDLAARDNLLTLTIDEEEGSPLKITNPFSIRTGDRYFFGGCPKTNNTLFKCETKLNRFHGCMQHIFIDNEQLDIDITLQRQWARYEELLIGTCGITDRCTPNPCEHEGRCIQSWDDFICICENTGYKGEVCHMSVYKESCEAYRLSGKYWSGNYTIDPDLSGPLKPFEVYCKMKSYKAWTVIMHDRVEGTRVSGSSIDKPYIADVNYWNASWDEVSALANTSMYCEQWIDYSCYKSRLLNTPDGRPFSYWIGRNNESHYYWGGTFREVQKCGCAINQTCVDPKFQCNCDADYRQWYSDKGYLDFRDHLPVRRLVIGDTNRTGSEAHFTVGPLRCHGDRNIWNTIAFTKPTYITFPTFRPGSTADISFHFKTYRAPGVFLENSDDQLRNFIRIELNTTHNLVFVFMVGDGILNVTLRSPVPLNDNEWHFVQAEINAKLARIKVDYQPWAVRRFPGQTFVTMKFTHPVLVGAANRTLRPFLGCLRGLRMNGVPLDLEGKVNEEQGIRRNCTGQCLNTTIPCRNSGQCIEGYAAYTCDCNNTAFDGFYCHKDIGAHFEVGSWLRYNIRKKPISDEAAWANWIDPHYDNFSLGYNDTSDDIEFSFSTVHKPAVLLYISSFVQDYIAVILKVDGSVDLRYKLGLITHTYQLTHRNLADGYPHYVNITRHNRTVKTQVDYMEPIVEKITLVEDARFDSPKSMFLGRVMEVGDIDYEIQRHNAPGFIGCVSGVRYNIYAPLKALFRPNETDPPVTTQGFVSESNCGAFPPVLGYVPWEVDPWFTGIEYFYIHDDLGLFWITFIVILALLLLLGGLYAIYVYAYQQKGSYHTNEPKNLESPSSSRPLTETLRREKKYLPEIEEEFRSG